Proteins found in one Candidatus Eisenbacteria bacterium genomic segment:
- a CDS encoding TonB family protein, with the protein MVSAFASSPPPFRFGPGDLRANARKFLECALLFSALVHLTVVGFIRVASERGSRRGEQRPEGKPEQAHTVNLLVPLDLPPLIVRTSGLASAKDGVVEPVPPRQDFQWSDFGFSRPAKPIGAEGEGGINKGPPRPASPEVLPAFRAVDSPPELIDAPKPAYPDWAKDAGVEGRVLLRVLVGTDGHPRKVIVAGGLRALGEDAVKAVMGWTFHPGLSNGNPVEVWVEVPVLYRL; encoded by the coding sequence ATGGTATCCGCATTCGCATCTTCACCGCCACCGTTTCGCTTCGGCCCAGGGGATCTCCGGGCGAACGCTCGGAAATTTCTCGAATGCGCGCTCCTGTTTTCCGCCCTGGTGCACCTCACGGTCGTCGGATTCATTCGGGTGGCGAGTGAAAGGGGTTCGCGCCGGGGGGAACAGCGGCCAGAAGGAAAACCGGAGCAAGCTCACACCGTGAATCTGCTCGTGCCGCTTGACCTGCCGCCGCTCATCGTCCGAACATCGGGGTTGGCCAGCGCGAAGGACGGAGTTGTCGAGCCCGTTCCCCCGCGGCAGGATTTCCAATGGTCTGACTTCGGCTTTTCTCGCCCGGCGAAACCGATCGGCGCGGAGGGCGAGGGTGGAATAAACAAAGGCCCGCCGCGCCCGGCTTCCCCCGAGGTCCTGCCCGCGTTCCGGGCCGTCGACAGCCCACCCGAGCTGATCGATGCCCCGAAGCCCGCCTATCCCGACTGGGCGAAGGACGCGGGTGTCGAGGGCAGGGTCCTGCTTCGCGTGCTCGTGGGAACGGACGGACACCCGAGGAAGGTCATCGTGGCGGGCGGGCTGCGGGCCCTGGGGGAAGACGCCGTGAAGGCGGTGATGGGCTGGACGTTCCACCCGGGACTCTCGAACGGGAATCCTGTCGAGGTCTGGGTCGAAGTACCCGTTCTCTATCGGCTGTAG
- a CDS encoding SDR family NAD(P)-dependent oxidoreductase, with translation MTTDNSWVLITGASSGFGAEFARQYAAQGHSLVLVARRLDRLETLAEELRQQYGIDVVVEQVDLSDVAAVIHLHQRLRERGIAIDILINNAGHGLQGTFVDGTLDAALAMLQLEVVSLTAVTHVFAQDMRTRGRGKILLVASLLAYQGVEKFAVYAAAKAYVLRLGEALHRELKRDGVMVTVLCPGMSDTGFATAAQQKITPALKLLMMQPAPVVRAGIRALQAGRISVVPGWANKATVMFTRATPRSLHQAVFARIMGAAADRGDAHTAPVKVARR, from the coding sequence ATGACGACAGACAACTCGTGGGTTCTCATCACCGGCGCATCGAGCGGATTCGGCGCGGAGTTCGCCCGCCAGTACGCGGCGCAAGGCCATTCTCTGGTTCTGGTGGCGCGTCGGTTGGACCGGCTTGAAACCCTCGCCGAGGAATTGCGCCAGCAGTACGGCATCGATGTCGTCGTGGAGCAAGTCGATCTCTCGGATGTTGCGGCAGTCATCCACCTGCATCAGCGGCTTCGCGAGCGAGGCATTGCGATCGACATCCTGATCAACAACGCCGGCCACGGACTGCAAGGCACGTTCGTGGATGGCACGCTGGACGCGGCACTGGCGATGCTGCAGCTGGAGGTCGTGAGCCTGACGGCGGTCACGCACGTCTTTGCGCAGGACATGCGGACGCGCGGACGCGGGAAGATTCTGCTGGTCGCCAGCCTGCTGGCCTATCAGGGCGTGGAGAAGTTCGCAGTGTACGCGGCCGCAAAGGCGTACGTGTTGCGTCTAGGTGAAGCCCTTCATCGCGAACTCAAACGCGACGGCGTCATGGTGACCGTGCTGTGCCCGGGTATGTCGGACACCGGATTCGCCACGGCAGCGCAGCAGAAGATCACGCCCGCGTTGAAGCTCCTCATGATGCAGCCGGCACCCGTGGTGCGAGCCGGGATCCGTGCGTTGCAGGCCGGGCGCATCAGCGTCGTGCCTGGCTGGGCGAACAAGGCCACCGTGATGTTCACAAGGGCCACGCCTCGCTCGCTCCATCAAGCCGTGTTCGCTCGCATCATGGGTGCCGCAGCTGATCGCGGCGATGCGCACACCGCGCCTGTCAAGGTCGCGCGGCGATAG